The following nucleotide sequence is from Halapricum desulfuricans.
TCCGTACTGCGAGCCTCGCGTCCGGGATCGGCAGGGACTAGTGTCCCGAACACGTTCGATCGGGCGATGCCACGGGCGAAGCTCACGCTGACGGTGCCGGAGGAGGTGTGGCTGGGCGAACTCACTCGCCTGTACCCGGACGCGACGTTCAGAGTGCTCGCGGCGCTGAGCGACGACGTCGACGCCGGGGTCGGACTCGCGGAGGTCGTCGCCGAGGACACGTCGGCGGTGCTCTCGAAGATGGCGGGCTACGAGGACGTGACTGACATCGACCGCCTGCAGGAGGAAGAGGGGAAGGTCCTCGTCCGGTTCCGGACGACGATGCCGCTGTTGCTCTTCCCGGCCCGCGACTCGGGGATCCCGCTGGAGATGCCCTTCGAGATCAGCGACGGCGAGGCCGTCTGGGAGCTGACGGCTCCGCAGGACCGGCTGTCGGCTCTGGGCGAGCAACTGGATCAGTTCGACATCGGCTACACGGTCGATTACATCCACCAGCACGTCACCGAGGAACCGCTGTTGACCGACCGCCAGCGCCGACTCGTCGTCGAGGCCGTCGAGGCCGGCTACTACGACACGCCGCGCGAGAGCTCGCTGACCGAACTGGCGGAGGAGCTCGACATCGCGAAATCGACCGCCAGCGAGACGCTCCACCGCGCCGAGGAACAGATCGTCAAGGAGTACGTCACGCAACTCGAATCAGAGTAGCAGCTACGACCCACCTGCTCCGGAGGAGCGGCTACGATCCGTCTGCTTCCGGACGCGGCACGGTCACGTCGGCCAGTTGCGACTCGATCTCGTCGCGTCGCGTTTCGAACTCGCCGGGGAGGACGAGTCGCTCGCCCAGCGACTCGAGCGGTTCGTCGCTGGTGTAGCCCGGATCGCTGGTCGCTAACTCGAAGAGGACGCCGCCGAACTCCCGGAAATACACCGACCGGAACCAGTGGCGGTCGATCTGTCTGGTCGGGTTCAGCCCGGCCTCCCGGACGGCCGCCCGCATCGCCAGCTGGTCGTCGTCGGTCGGCGTCTGGAAGGCGACGTGATGGACC
It contains:
- a CDS encoding helix-turn-helix domain-containing protein, encoding MPRAKLTLTVPEEVWLGELTRLYPDATFRVLAALSDDVDAGVGLAEVVAEDTSAVLSKMAGYEDVTDIDRLQEEEGKVLVRFRTTMPLLLFPARDSGIPLEMPFEISDGEAVWELTAPQDRLSALGEQLDQFDIGYTVDYIHQHVTEEPLLTDRQRRLVVEAVEAGYYDTPRESSLTELAEELDIAKSTASETLHRAEEQIVKEYVTQLESE